The following coding sequences lie in one Euhalothece natronophila Z-M001 genomic window:
- a CDS encoding folate/biopterin family MFS transporter, whose protein sequence is MGISTTSPSKGIKTQLRNFFKDKLFLGNDPTPELLAIVSVYVVRGVLNLARLAVSFFLKDDLGLSPAEVSALTGVAVLPWVIKPLFGFLSDGFPIFGYRRRPYLVFSGFLGTAAWLALATFVDNAFMATIAILMSSASIAISDVIVDSQVVERAREESLANAGSLQSLSWGASALGGLITAYFSGWLLELFTPKTVFAITSVFPLVFSGVAWLITETPIPKEQRESLALLKNVKGQVTQLWQAITQKQILLPTIFIFLWQSTPGSDSAIFFFMTNELGFEAEFLGRVRLVSSFASLAGVWIFQRFLKTIPFRQVFVWSTITSAVLGMSVLLLVTHANRALGIDDYWFSLGDNLILSVVGEIAFMPILVLSARLCPPGIEATLFALLMSIFNLAGFLSHELGGLLTYLLGVTENNFDRLWLLVVLTNVSTLLPLPLINLLPAEDPKTSSKQSLS, encoded by the coding sequence ATGGGCATTTCTACCACCTCTCCCAGTAAGGGAATTAAAACCCAACTGAGAAACTTCTTTAAAGACAAGCTCTTTTTAGGGAATGATCCTACCCCAGAACTACTCGCCATTGTCAGTGTTTACGTGGTGCGAGGTGTCCTAAATCTTGCCCGATTAGCGGTTAGTTTTTTCCTTAAAGATGATTTAGGCTTAAGTCCTGCCGAAGTTTCAGCATTAACAGGGGTGGCAGTATTGCCTTGGGTAATTAAACCCTTATTTGGCTTTCTCTCGGATGGATTTCCCATTTTTGGCTATCGTCGTCGCCCTTATTTGGTATTCTCAGGCTTTCTGGGAACTGCTGCTTGGCTAGCCTTGGCAACCTTTGTGGATAATGCTTTCATGGCAACCATTGCCATTTTAATGAGTTCAGCGTCTATTGCAATTAGTGATGTTATTGTTGATTCCCAAGTGGTGGAACGGGCGCGAGAAGAGTCTTTAGCTAATGCTGGATCCTTACAATCTCTTAGTTGGGGCGCTTCAGCTTTAGGCGGTTTAATTACTGCTTATTTTAGTGGCTGGTTACTGGAATTATTTACCCCAAAAACTGTTTTTGCGATTACATCAGTATTTCCCTTAGTCTTCTCAGGAGTAGCGTGGCTAATTACAGAAACCCCGATTCCAAAAGAACAGCGAGAGAGCTTAGCATTGTTGAAAAATGTCAAGGGGCAAGTTACCCAACTTTGGCAAGCAATCACCCAAAAACAAATTTTACTCCCGACAATTTTTATTTTTCTCTGGCAATCTACTCCCGGTTCAGATTCAGCAATATTCTTTTTTATGACTAATGAATTAGGATTTGAAGCAGAATTTTTAGGACGAGTGCGGCTTGTGAGTAGCTTCGCTTCTTTGGCTGGAGTTTGGATATTTCAACGCTTTTTAAAGACAATTCCTTTTCGGCAAGTTTTTGTTTGGAGTACCATTACTTCTGCTGTATTAGGAATGAGTGTTTTGTTATTAGTGACTCATGCTAATCGCGCATTAGGAATTGATGATTATTGGTTTAGTTTAGGGGATAACTTAATTCTAAGTGTTGTGGGAGAAATTGCATTTATGCCCATTTTAGTTTTATCAGCACGATTATGCCCTCCTGGAATAGAAGCGACTTTATTTGCTTTATTAATGTCAATTTTTAATCTAGCAGGGTTTTTGTCTCACGAATTAGGAGGGTTATTAACTTACCTTTTAGGCGTTACAGAAAATAATTTTGATCGGCTCTGGTTATTAGTGGTTTTAACTAATGTTTCTACTTTACTGCCATTACCTTTAATTAATCTTTTACCGGCAGAAGACCCAAAAACAAGTAGTAAACAAAGTCTCTCTTAA
- a CDS encoding alpha/beta fold hydrolase translates to MDVNQVVSARELGNYWQWRGQNIYYVEAGEETSDYPPILLIHGFGASTDHWRKNIAELQADFKVFAIDLLGFGRSSKPDWVYSGQLWQEQLSEFIQEVIGKPAVLVGNSLGGYAALCVGGNCPQWSRGVVLLNSAGPFSDQETNQQTLQSLTLKQKFQKAIRSILLQPWSSWLLFQYVRRKSMIRKTLEKVYFDSSAVTDQLVEDIYRPSCDRGAAKVFASVFKSPRGDKVDELLQRLEVPLLLLWGEKDPWMDTKARSRKFHQHYDILSEHFLNAGHCPHDEVPQQVNTLIKDWINQAIIKR, encoded by the coding sequence ATGGATGTGAATCAAGTAGTGTCAGCAAGAGAGTTGGGGAATTATTGGCAATGGCGAGGGCAAAATATTTACTATGTTGAAGCTGGGGAAGAGACTTCTGATTATCCGCCGATTTTGTTGATTCATGGTTTTGGGGCTTCCACCGATCATTGGCGCAAGAATATTGCAGAACTACAAGCTGATTTCAAGGTGTTTGCCATTGATTTACTAGGGTTTGGACGTTCTAGTAAGCCAGATTGGGTTTATAGTGGGCAGTTGTGGCAGGAACAACTCAGTGAGTTTATCCAAGAGGTGATCGGCAAGCCTGCCGTATTAGTGGGAAATTCTCTTGGGGGATATGCAGCCCTTTGTGTGGGGGGAAATTGCCCTCAATGGTCAAGGGGAGTAGTGTTACTCAATAGTGCTGGCCCTTTTTCTGATCAAGAGACTAATCAGCAAACCCTTCAATCCTTAACTTTAAAACAAAAGTTTCAGAAAGCAATTCGCTCTATCTTATTACAGCCTTGGAGTAGTTGGCTATTATTTCAATATGTCCGTCGTAAGTCCATGATTCGGAAAACTTTGGAGAAGGTTTATTTTGATTCTAGTGCGGTGACGGATCAGTTAGTAGAGGATATTTATCGTCCTTCTTGCGATCGCGGCGCGGCTAAGGTGTTTGCTTCTGTCTTTAAGAGTCCTAGAGGGGATAAGGTAGATGAATTATTACAACGGTTAGAAGTTCCCCTGTTACTGTTATGGGGAGAAAAAGACCCTTGGATGGATACCAAAGCGCGATCGCGCAAATTTCATCAACACTACGACATCCTTTCCGAACATTTCCTTAATGCTGGACATTGTCCCCATGATGAAGTTCCCCAACAGGTAAACACCCTCATTAAAGACTGGATTAATCAAGCCATTATTAAGCGTTAG
- a CDS encoding YlxR family protein, with protein sequence MKKNYRRCISCRRVAPKEEFLRVVRTHPSRTVKLNQGMGRSAYICPCENCLKTAQHKNRLGRALKAQIPEEIYEQLWEKVAQVSTPQPSTSAR encoded by the coding sequence ATGAAAAAAAATTATCGACGTTGCATTAGTTGTAGGCGTGTTGCGCCCAAAGAGGAATTTCTACGAGTTGTGAGAACCCATCCTTCACGAACTGTTAAACTCAATCAGGGGATGGGACGTTCCGCTTATATTTGCCCCTGTGAGAATTGTCTCAAAACTGCCCAACACAAAAACCGTCTCGGACGAGCCTTAAAAGCACAAATTCCTGAAGAAATTTATGAGCAACTCTGGGAAAAGGTAGCCCAAGTCTCAACCCCTCAACCTTCAACTTCCGCTAGGTAA
- the infB gene encoding translation initiation factor IF-2 translates to MTKVRIYDLSRELDLDNKQVLEICEKLNIGAKSHSSTIPEEDAQRIRADVQRTGVTRRSDFRNGKGKNNAKSNKPNKKGKQQILEVRHNKQREENSSSEQDSPSHQLMTPPRRNTSQVEEKKDIKPKPQMKKTSEETSSTVSQKEEPSKPNLQPVSSASTQENLEVEKSQSSEKPEVKTDASAPQSKKQPSAQEEKPELIGPPSKPKPPKGAKSSAQEEKAESKKVEKPRKVEKPTLKSSPSKSKPKPESEKPDEPKPEKVAQEKKEEKPAPKKPAKPKMLAKPKRVKDEKEAPPEEVAAKADGEDTSSEEDTSDENEIFLDVPKRPRPKHVEAPTRGGKKKRWEEEEEDSEKAEAKAQKKRRPKPIIEDDDEEELALENDEENLDDASQEQLIALRSLERPPKPQALQKESSPPQKSSPSKPKKNKDKGSSSQQRSQRQEKEETKQRPEKITLRDNLAVWELAEMLVASETEIIKNLFFKGIAANITQTLDMETARLVAEDLGVEVEIPEKKSGAEKTEMLDNEDLENLQSRPPVVTIMGHVDHGKTSLLDSIRQTKVAEGEAGGITQHTGAYHVDVEHEGETKQVVFLDTPGHEAFTAMRARGAKVTDIAVLVVAADDGVQPQTQEAISHAKAAGVPIVVAINKIDKEGSNPDRVKQELTEHGLVPEEWGGETPMVGVSAITGENLDELLEMISLVAELEELSANPDRLARGTVIEANLDRARGPVATLLVQNGTLRLGDVIVAGPCFGKIRAMIDDRGQRVEAASPSFAVEILGLSEVPSAGDEFDVYADERQARAIAEERSEQMRTSRLQRAANSRRVTLSGVSEQAQEGELKELNLIIKADVQGSVEAIQSSLAQLPQDEVQIRVLFAAPGEVTETDVDLAAASGAVIIGFNTTLASNAKTAADQEGVDVREYDIIYKLLDEIQGAMEGLLDPEEVESPLGTAEVRAVFPVGRGNAAGCYVQSGRLVRNRRMRVRRNGEVVYDGNIDSLKRVKDDVKEVQTGFECGVGSNKFNGWQEGDIIEAYEMVMKRRSLSGKK, encoded by the coding sequence ATGACTAAGGTCAGAATTTACGATTTATCAAGAGAATTAGATCTCGATAACAAGCAAGTTTTAGAGATCTGCGAGAAACTGAATATTGGCGCAAAAAGTCATAGTAGTACCATCCCAGAAGAAGATGCCCAGCGAATTCGTGCTGATGTTCAACGAACGGGTGTGACTAGAAGATCAGATTTTAGGAATGGTAAAGGCAAAAACAACGCCAAAAGTAATAAACCTAATAAAAAAGGTAAGCAACAAATTTTAGAAGTTCGACATAATAAACAAAGGGAGGAAAATTCTTCATCAGAACAAGACAGTCCTTCCCATCAACTAATGACTCCCCCACGTCGAAACACTAGCCAAGTAGAAGAGAAGAAAGATATCAAGCCTAAACCACAAATGAAAAAAACCTCTGAGGAAACTTCCTCAACCGTTTCCCAAAAAGAGGAACCCTCTAAGCCCAACCTGCAACCAGTGTCATCAGCATCAACTCAAGAAAACTTGGAAGTGGAAAAATCTCAAAGCAGTGAAAAGCCTGAGGTAAAAACCGATGCTTCTGCTCCCCAAAGTAAAAAGCAACCTTCGGCTCAAGAAGAGAAACCAGAACTCATCGGTCCCCCGAGTAAACCTAAACCTCCAAAAGGAGCTAAATCTTCTGCTCAAGAAGAGAAAGCAGAGAGTAAAAAAGTAGAAAAGCCCAGAAAAGTAGAAAAACCTACTTTAAAGTCTTCTCCCAGTAAATCAAAGCCAAAGCCGGAGTCAGAAAAACCAGACGAGCCTAAACCAGAAAAAGTAGCCCAAGAGAAGAAAGAAGAAAAACCTGCTCCGAAAAAACCAGCAAAACCAAAAATGCTGGCAAAACCGAAACGAGTAAAAGATGAAAAAGAAGCTCCGCCAGAAGAGGTAGCAGCTAAAGCTGACGGGGAAGATACCTCTAGTGAAGAGGACACAAGTGATGAGAATGAAATTTTCTTAGACGTGCCAAAGCGCCCTCGTCCCAAACACGTAGAAGCCCCTACTCGTGGTGGCAAGAAAAAACGATGGGAAGAAGAGGAAGAGGACTCGGAAAAAGCAGAAGCTAAAGCCCAGAAAAAACGCCGTCCGAAACCAATTATTGAGGATGACGATGAGGAAGAACTAGCTCTGGAAAATGATGAAGAAAACTTAGACGACGCTTCTCAAGAACAGTTGATCGCGCTGCGTTCTTTAGAACGTCCGCCGAAACCGCAAGCTCTCCAAAAAGAATCGTCACCCCCTCAAAAATCGAGTCCTAGTAAACCGAAGAAAAATAAAGATAAAGGAAGTAGCTCTCAACAACGGAGTCAACGCCAAGAAAAAGAAGAAACCAAACAGCGTCCAGAAAAAATTACCCTCCGTGATAACCTAGCGGTTTGGGAATTAGCCGAGATGTTAGTTGCCTCAGAGACAGAAATTATTAAAAATCTCTTCTTCAAGGGCATTGCTGCTAATATTACTCAAACCCTAGACATGGAAACCGCCCGCTTAGTTGCGGAGGATTTAGGGGTCGAAGTGGAGATCCCTGAAAAAAAATCAGGGGCAGAAAAAACAGAAATGCTGGACAACGAGGACTTGGAAAACCTCCAATCTCGTCCGCCAGTGGTAACAATTATGGGTCACGTGGATCACGGAAAAACCAGTCTTCTCGACTCCATTCGTCAAACCAAAGTTGCCGAAGGGGAAGCAGGTGGCATTACCCAGCATACGGGGGCTTACCATGTGGATGTGGAACATGAGGGAGAAACCAAGCAGGTGGTATTCCTCGACACCCCCGGTCACGAAGCCTTTACCGCCATGCGCGCGCGAGGGGCAAAAGTCACTGATATTGCAGTGTTAGTGGTCGCTGCTGATGATGGAGTACAACCACAGACACAAGAAGCGATTAGTCACGCTAAAGCCGCAGGTGTTCCCATTGTGGTTGCCATTAACAAGATTGATAAAGAAGGGTCAAACCCCGATCGCGTTAAACAAGAGTTGACCGAACATGGCTTAGTTCCCGAAGAATGGGGCGGTGAAACTCCCATGGTGGGCGTTAGTGCCATTACAGGAGAAAACTTAGATGAATTGTTAGAAATGATTAGTCTGGTTGCAGAGTTAGAAGAACTCTCTGCAAACCCTGATCGCCTAGCAAGAGGCACTGTCATTGAAGCCAATCTCGATCGCGCTCGCGGACCAGTTGCTACCTTACTGGTACAAAATGGAACACTGCGACTTGGAGATGTGATTGTTGCGGGTCCTTGTTTTGGTAAAATTCGCGCCATGATTGATGACCGTGGTCAGCGAGTAGAAGCTGCCAGCCCCTCGTTTGCAGTAGAAATTTTAGGTTTAAGTGAAGTTCCCTCTGCTGGGGATGAGTTTGATGTTTATGCCGATGAAAGACAAGCCCGAGCTATTGCCGAAGAACGTAGCGAGCAAATGCGGACTTCCCGCTTACAACGGGCAGCTAACTCTCGTCGGGTTACCCTCAGTGGGGTTTCTGAACAAGCGCAAGAGGGAGAACTTAAAGAACTCAACCTCATCATTAAAGCAGATGTTCAAGGCTCAGTAGAAGCAATCCAAAGCTCTCTTGCCCAACTGCCTCAAGATGAAGTGCAAATTCGGGTACTATTTGCAGCTCCTGGAGAAGTGACAGAAACGGACGTTGACTTAGCCGCTGCAAGTGGGGCAGTGATTATTGGCTTTAATACTACCCTTGCTTCTAATGCCAAAACTGCCGCCGATCAAGAGGGAGTTGATGTTCGCGAATATGACATTATCTATAAACTCCTTGATGAAATTCAAGGGGCAATGGAAGGACTCCTTGATCCGGAAGAGGTAGAATCTCCCTTAGGAACTGCTGAGGTGCGAGCTGTCTTCCCAGTTGGACGTGGTAATGCAGCTGGCTGTTATGTGCAGTCTGGGCGTTTAGTTCGTAACCGTCGGATGCGAGTTCGTCGCAATGGCGAAGTGGTTTATGACGGCAATATAGACTCCCTAAAACGGGTGAAGGATGATGTGAAAGAAGTTCAAACTGGCTTTGAATGCGGCGTTGGTTCTAACAAGTTCAATGGCTGGCAAGAAGGTGATATCATCGAAGCCTATGAGATGGTCATGAAACGTCGTTCCTTAAGCGGGAAGAAATAG
- a CDS encoding low-complexity tail membrane protein, which yields MYKKEPYLWIHFAGLAILPLWLELVWLGLAAGKPILPVIVELGIIALVGTVPILLMQWTRPFDIFSILFLSLQPDQLSEQQRQLLKVFKTPKHRVLTGLGAIALLVALWFIARYSPLVASVTPFPNHAVGLLVAAIAFLASNLFLQVPLSVMAVFLTSNTQLENFTPDPPEQITSNYFVPGLRVKKILPSLVEDKNQLSQNK from the coding sequence ATGTATAAAAAAGAACCGTATTTGTGGATTCATTTTGCAGGACTTGCTATTCTTCCCCTGTGGCTAGAATTAGTATGGTTGGGACTAGCCGCAGGAAAGCCGATTTTACCTGTGATAGTGGAGTTAGGAATTATTGCCTTAGTGGGAACCGTTCCGATTCTCCTCATGCAGTGGACTCGTCCTTTTGATATTTTTAGTATTCTTTTCTTGTCTTTGCAGCCTGATCAACTCAGTGAACAACAACGACAACTCTTAAAAGTATTTAAAACCCCGAAGCATCGGGTATTAACAGGATTAGGCGCGATCGCGCTTTTAGTTGCCCTCTGGTTCATCGCCCGTTATAGCCCTTTAGTGGCTTCAGTAACGCCATTTCCAAATCATGCAGTGGGTTTACTCGTTGCCGCGATCGCGTTTTTAGCCAGTAATCTTTTCCTACAAGTTCCCTTGAGTGTTATGGCTGTGTTTTTGACCAGTAACACCCAGTTAGAGAACTTTACCCCAGATCCCCCAGAACAAATTACTAGTAATTACTTTGTTCCAGGGTTACGGGTGAAAAAAATCTTACCCTCCTTGGTAGAGGATAAGAATCAGTTGTCCCAGAATAAGTGA
- a CDS encoding PspA/IM30 family protein, translating to MSVLQRIWRVIRANLNSLLNKAEDPEKILEQAVADMQQDLVKLRQAVAQAIASQKRTERQASQARSTAEEWKKRAQLALEKGNEELAREALTRRQNHQQTAESLEAQLSQQNQVIDKLKSDMRKLENKISEAKTKKDMYIARARSAETTQRLNDMMQGVNAGSSLSAFEQMEEKVMEMEASAEASQELGQDDIEKQFAALEQGSNVDSELQQMKSQSAQKNLPEGQQAKVDQELEQLRSELKQ from the coding sequence ATGAGTGTTTTACAACGAATCTGGCGAGTGATTCGGGCAAATCTCAATAGCTTATTAAACAAAGCAGAAGATCCCGAAAAAATCCTAGAACAAGCAGTGGCGGATATGCAGCAAGACTTGGTCAAGCTGAGACAAGCGGTGGCTCAAGCCATTGCCTCTCAGAAACGCACCGAGCGCCAAGCCTCTCAAGCGCGTAGTACCGCCGAAGAATGGAAAAAACGGGCTCAACTAGCTTTAGAAAAAGGGAATGAAGAGTTAGCCCGAGAAGCCCTGACCCGTCGCCAAAATCATCAGCAAACTGCAGAAAGTTTGGAAGCACAGCTTTCACAACAAAATCAGGTGATTGATAAATTAAAATCTGATATGCGGAAGCTGGAAAATAAAATTTCTGAGGCAAAAACCAAGAAAGATATGTATATTGCCAGAGCGCGCTCGGCTGAAACCACCCAACGCCTCAATGATATGATGCAGGGGGTAAATGCTGGTAGCTCTCTCAGTGCCTTTGAGCAAATGGAAGAAAAGGTGATGGAGATGGAAGCCTCCGCCGAAGCCAGCCAAGAACTTGGGCAAGACGATATAGAAAAGCAATTTGCAGCCCTAGAACAAGGAAGTAATGTCGATTCAGAACTGCAACAGATGAAATCTCAATCGGCGCAGAAAAATCTACCAGAAGGTCAACAAGCAAAAGTTGATCAAGAATTGGAACAACTACGCTCAGAATTAAAACAATAA
- a CDS encoding diguanylate cyclase domain-containing protein — translation MKKLIQSVSQRIQETVQEISEFLEVDRVAVYQFLEDKSGEVIVESLAQNANLVSLLGLRFPASDIPEVARKRFLEEQVRVLVDVPSQQQIQRRPNQPTANAYVSSSHCHLKYLKQLGIEASLTYPIIIQEELWGLLLIHDSRSHCWQKGELTMLELLGERLTLLLTTEILSHYQQALLHREQTLKKIRSLLQNTANPPLNKLLEVAVKSLGGCGGRIYLQGLRGKSEVYQFGKQVPLRRSEKVIPSQAGDILEESQEWQKCLLEADQMSFPDVGMSVLAYELDAKASPPYSALIIPLMATSYREGYLTIFRENEPETIWWAGRPPKSTLEMRQLRPSFSPWQEIKKKAAIESWTTEEMKLGSAIAQTWQEGFQQQNLNQDIIWKTHNRSLIELPNRQDFTEKLKSLTTEATEKQDLFAVIFLDLDRFQQVNNTLGHNAGDELLKLVSKRLQNHLSEIEGLLAHWHGDKFVILLQNLNHLNSAEIENLVREIGMSFQEPFSLLGHEIYVKGSWGVAISPYDGTDAETLLMNAETAMYSAKEQGRNCYQVYSPSLRSPLNPLTLETEIRNSLQNEDFCLYYQPQVDLETGKVTAVEALIRWQHPEQGLLSPQHFIPFVEESDLICEIGHWVLKKACQQLAQWRENGLTELRVAINISARQFQQTHFVNVIQQVLEETNVPAAGLEIEITETTVAQNVDLTYWTLQKLQEMGVSVALDDFGMGYSSLNAIKSFPLNTLKIDRTFIKEIKTSVIDTAIVNSVIALAQGLNLRLVAEGMENLHQLDALRSMCINTDGAKSSQEVQGYFISHPLSADEMTEFLFNSAIENSIFDLQIGQISNSENMENSPQLPSGDSKAPSSSLQQLFTQTRREQLIAEISQQVHASLDLEEIFQVTVKEIQEFLETDRVILYQFQEDWSGTIVTESVIEPWDSLLDQTIEDPCFETKSAPLYKNGRVLAIEDIEASQMTLCYKEMLRSLQVRANLVIPILHQEQLWGLLIAHHCRDVRLWHPNEITLLTQLATQVGVAIHQAELYQQLQQANKKLEELAIKDGLTQLYNRRWFDEMLDHHWQRLQREQKPLSLILCDIDEFKVFNDHYGHQWGDDCLRQVAQALRSVAYRVDDCVARYGGEEFAIILPGTPKEKAFVVAERARKAVADLNLSHEKSSVKSYVTLSLGIGCVIPSENHSRKELIRDADQALYEAKLQGRDRICDSAA, via the coding sequence ATGAAGAAATTGATTCAATCTGTATCACAACGCATTCAAGAAACCGTCCAGGAAATTAGTGAGTTTTTGGAAGTTGATCGAGTGGCAGTTTATCAATTTTTAGAGGATAAGAGCGGAGAAGTAATCGTAGAAAGCCTTGCTCAGAACGCCAATTTAGTCTCGCTATTAGGATTGCGCTTTCCAGCATCAGATATTCCTGAGGTAGCTCGGAAACGCTTTTTAGAGGAACAGGTGCGGGTTTTAGTGGATGTACCTTCTCAGCAACAAATTCAGCGACGCCCCAATCAACCCACTGCAAATGCTTATGTTAGTTCATCTCATTGTCATTTGAAATATTTAAAACAGTTGGGAATAGAAGCTAGTTTGACTTATCCCATTATTATCCAAGAGGAATTGTGGGGTTTACTGTTGATTCATGACAGTCGCTCTCATTGTTGGCAAAAAGGTGAGTTGACTATGTTAGAACTGCTAGGAGAGCGTTTAACATTATTACTGACAACAGAGATCTTATCCCATTATCAACAGGCGTTGCTACACCGTGAACAAACGCTAAAAAAGATTCGGAGTTTATTGCAAAATACAGCAAATCCTCCTCTAAACAAGCTTTTAGAAGTGGCAGTGAAAAGTCTCGGTGGTTGCGGCGGCAGAATTTATCTACAGGGATTGAGAGGAAAAAGTGAGGTTTATCAGTTTGGAAAGCAAGTCCCTTTAAGGCGGAGTGAAAAGGTAATTCCGAGTCAAGCAGGAGACATATTAGAGGAAAGCCAAGAGTGGCAAAAATGTTTGTTAGAAGCAGATCAAATGTCTTTTCCCGATGTGGGGATGTCAGTGTTGGCTTATGAACTGGATGCTAAAGCCTCCCCTCCCTATTCGGCTCTAATTATTCCCCTGATGGCAACGTCTTATCGAGAGGGATATTTAACCATTTTTCGAGAAAATGAACCAGAAACTATCTGGTGGGCTGGTCGTCCACCGAAATCTACTTTAGAAATGCGACAACTTCGGCCCTCTTTCTCTCCTTGGCAAGAAATTAAGAAAAAAGCCGCGATTGAGAGTTGGACAACTGAGGAAATGAAGTTAGGTAGCGCGATCGCGCAAACTTGGCAAGAGGGGTTTCAACAACAAAATTTAAATCAGGACATAATCTGGAAAACTCATAACCGTTCTTTGATAGAGTTACCGAATCGTCAAGACTTTACAGAGAAATTAAAATCCTTGACCACAGAAGCAACTGAGAAACAAGATTTATTTGCGGTGATCTTTTTGGATTTAGATCGCTTTCAGCAGGTGAATAATACCCTTGGGCATAACGCTGGAGATGAACTCTTAAAATTAGTGTCAAAACGCCTGCAAAACCACTTATCGGAAATAGAAGGCTTATTAGCCCATTGGCATGGGGATAAATTCGTTATTCTCTTGCAAAATTTAAACCATCTCAATAGTGCCGAAATTGAAAATCTGGTTAGAGAAATCGGGATGAGCTTCCAAGAACCGTTCTCTCTATTAGGACATGAAATTTATGTCAAGGGGAGTTGGGGGGTTGCCATTAGTCCCTATGATGGCACAGATGCCGAAACCCTTTTAATGAATGCAGAAACCGCCATGTATAGCGCGAAAGAACAAGGGAGAAACTGTTATCAGGTTTATAGCCCCTCGTTGCGATCGCCGCTTAACCCTCTCACCCTGGAAACCGAGATTCGCAATTCTCTGCAAAATGAAGATTTTTGCCTTTATTACCAGCCACAGGTGGATTTAGAAACTGGCAAAGTTACTGCGGTGGAAGCCCTCATTCGTTGGCAACATCCTGAACAAGGGTTGTTATCCCCTCAACATTTTATTCCCTTTGTGGAAGAAAGCGATCTCATTTGTGAAATTGGGCATTGGGTACTAAAAAAAGCCTGTCAGCAATTAGCCCAATGGCGAGAAAACGGACTTACAGAGTTGCGAGTTGCTATTAATATTTCTGCTCGTCAATTTCAACAAACTCATTTTGTTAATGTAATTCAACAAGTTTTAGAAGAAACAAATGTTCCTGCAGCAGGGTTAGAAATTGAAATCACTGAAACCACTGTAGCCCAAAATGTTGATCTCACTTATTGGACATTACAAAAGTTGCAAGAAATGGGAGTGAGTGTTGCCCTTGATGATTTTGGCATGGGGTATTCTTCCCTCAATGCCATTAAATCTTTTCCCCTAAATACCCTCAAAATTGATCGCACATTTATTAAAGAGATTAAAACCAGTGTGATTGACACTGCAATTGTCAATAGTGTGATAGCTTTGGCACAAGGCTTAAACCTGCGTTTAGTTGCTGAAGGGATGGAAAATCTACACCAATTAGATGCTCTACGTTCGATGTGTATTAATACCGATGGTGCTAAATCTTCTCAAGAGGTGCAAGGCTATTTCATTAGTCACCCTCTTTCTGCTGATGAGATGACCGAGTTTCTCTTTAATAGCGCGATCGAAAATTCCATCTTTGATCTACAAATTGGTCAAATTAGCAACTCTGAAAATATGGAAAATAGCCCTCAACTCCCTAGTGGTGATTCTAAAGCTCCTTCTTCCTCCCTGCAACAACTGTTTACTCAAACGCGACGGGAACAGCTGATTGCTGAGATTAGCCAACAAGTTCATGCTTCGTTAGATTTAGAGGAAATTTTCCAAGTAACTGTAAAAGAAATTCAGGAATTTTTAGAAACTGATCGGGTTATCCTTTATCAATTTCAAGAAGACTGGAGTGGAACAATTGTCACTGAATCGGTGATTGAGCCTTGGGATTCCCTATTAGACCAAACTATTGAGGATCCTTGTTTTGAAACTAAATCTGCGCCGTTATATAAAAATGGACGGGTTTTAGCGATTGAGGATATTGAAGCGAGCCAGATGACTCTTTGTTATAAAGAGATGTTACGCTCATTGCAAGTACGGGCTAATTTAGTGATTCCAATTTTACATCAAGAACAGTTGTGGGGGTTACTCATTGCCCATCATTGTCGAGATGTGCGCCTTTGGCATCCCAATGAAATCACTCTCTTAACTCAATTGGCAACTCAAGTGGGTGTCGCTATTCATCAGGCAGAACTTTACCAACAACTACAACAGGCGAATAAGAAGTTAGAAGAACTTGCGATTAAAGATGGTTTAACCCAACTTTATAATCGACGCTGGTTTGATGAAATGTTAGATCACCACTGGCAACGGTTACAACGGGAGCAGAAACCATTATCTCTAATTTTGTGCGATATTGATGAGTTTAAGGTGTTTAATGATCATTATGGGCATCAGTGGGGAGATGATTGTCTCAGACAGGTGGCTCAGGCGTTGCGAAGTGTTGCTTATCGAGTAGATGATTGCGTTGCTCGTTATGGGGGGGAAGAGTTTGCGATTATTCTTCCCGGCACTCCTAAGGAAAAAGCCTTTGTTGTTGCAGAAAGAGCGCGGAAAGCGGTGGCGGATCTCAATCTTTCTCATGAAAAATCCTCGGTTAAATCCTATGTGACTCTCAGTTTAGGAATCGGTTGTGTAATTCCTAGTGAGAACCATAGTCGTAAAGAGTTAATTCGAGATGCAGATCAAGCCCTTTATGAGGCAAAGTTACAGGGGCGCGATCGAATCTGTGATTCGGCAGCCTAA